The DNA region CGCGATGGTGTGGGAAGTTCTTCGAGAACAGCAACCGGCGGCGGCGCCGCGTAGCGCTTCAGTCTGCTTGATCGTGCGCGCCGAAGCGAAGGCGGGCCAAGAAGATCGCGTCGAAAAGCTTTTGCGCGAGTTTGCGTACCAGGTGCGCAACGAAGAGCTCGGCTGCGATTCCTACACGGTCACGCGCATGATCGGCTCGGACAGCTTCTTCGCGGCGCACGCGCGTTTCGTCGATTTCGAAGCGTTCCGCGCGCATGGCGAGACCGACCATATGCATTCGATCATGGCGCGGCTCTCGCCACATCTGGCGACGCCGTTCGCGATGGAAATCTATTCCGAAGTTTAAGCGCGTGCGACGCGCGGCGCGAAATTGACGCCGATGGCGGCCGCGAACGCTGCGCCGCCACCCAGCACCGCCGCCCAATCCGGCGCGCTTTCAAGGCGTGACAAGCCGAGCGCGATGAAGCCCGCGAGCATCAATGCGCCGACGGCCAGAGCCCCACGCGCACGCAATGGCGCGTTGCGCCCGCGCCAGAAATACCAATGCGCGAGCAGCAGCATGGCGGGTGCGGCGAAGCCGAGGGCGTGCATCGAGAGCACGGCGTACGCGCCGTCGCCGCGGCCGATCCAATACGGGCTCAACCACATGCCGGCGGCGAGTACGCTGACGAAGGCGCCCCATATGCCGAGTGCGATTGCAGCGGCTGCGCGCACGTGTGTTGCGCCATGCCGTTGACGGGCGCCAAGCCCAAGCGCGACCGCGAGCCAGATGGCGATATGGCCGCTCAGTTCGACGAAGCCAATTGGGGTCAGCATCAAAGTGCCGCGCGTGCAGAGAATGCGGAGCGCCAAGCTGCCGGCGATCACGATGGCGGCGATAGCGAATGTCTCAAGGGCGCCGGCGGCGAAGAGTCGGCGATCACGCTCGGCGAAATGTGCAGCGGCCGCAGCGATTGGCGCAGGCGCTGCCACGCCGAGCCCGACGAGCAGCCAGGGATTCCAGCCGGGTATTTCATGCAGAACCATGTCTGCGCTGGCGAGCGCCTGAAATGCGGCGAACGTGATGGCGAGACACGCGCACGCACGCCAGACGGCGGCGGGAAAACGATGATCCAGGCCAATCGCCGTGAGCGCGAGAAGTGCTGCGGCTGGCCCGGCAAACGGCGCGGGCAGCGCCAAGCCGATCGCGGCAACGAACGCGGCTGCTGCGCCAAGCGCAAGCACCCAAAGCGTTGAGTTCATACCGGCCAAGCCACGCTCGCGGCGGGTGGCCGTAGCGTAAATGATCGCGCCAAACATGCCGCCGATGATCGCGAAGGCCAGCGCCGCCATGCGCGCGTCAGCCAGGCCTTGTTGCGCCAGATGCAGCCCACCGACCATCGCCAGCGGGGCAAGCACGCCTGTGGCGGCGATGGCGATGCCGCGCGCACCGAGTTGCGGCACGCGAACCACTGCGATCCCGAGGAATAGCGCACCTGCCCAGGTCGCGACCGGTGTAAACCAGATCGCCGAGGCGTCCTGGCCGCTGAGCACCAGCAGGCCAGCGAACGCAGCTGCGAAGGCGGCGATGTGCAACGCGTCGAGGCGCAAGCTCATGGCGCCAACAATCGCGGCGGCGGCGACTATGATGCCGTAGGCTGCGCCGCCCGCGCCAACGACACTGGTTTGGCTGGCGAGCGCCAGTGCGGCGGCGGCCGTTATCAGCGCAACGAGCGCGCCCGCTAGCAGCTGGCGCAGATGGGCGTAGAGCAATGCGGTCAGGCCCGCGGCTGCGATCGGCGCGGCGAAGGCGATGGGCGAAGCGGCGGCCGCGCCGAGCTGAACGCCAAGCCCGCCCCAAACCGCCGCACCAATGACGCCAGCCCAAGCGGCGCGCGACCAATCTGGGCGAAGCGCGATCAGCATCATGCCGGCAGCGATAGAGACGCCGAACGCGATCACCGCGCCGAAATCGACGCCAAAGAAGAGCGCGAACGCCGGCGCCATGCTGGCGACGGTCAGCAGAATATTGCGGACACCTTCGTCCAGACGGTCGTCAGCAACGGGCTTCGCTGGCGACCAGGCGCGCCCGGCGCGAGCGATCGGCGTGTCCAGCGCGGTGAGGGTGGGGGCGGCCGCGATTTCGGTCATCGGCGTGACAACGCCAGACTCGGCGCGGCGTGCCCTGCGCGTCGTCACAGCGGCCGCGCGCGTTTCCAGCGCAGCCACAGTGCGTGTCAGTGCAGCCACTTCATCGCGCAGCGCTTTATGTCGGCGCCAAAAGAAGGCGGCGCCCCACGCCATCACGATGGCCTGCCCCAGGAGGAGAAGCGCCATTCCCATCGGGGCGGGTTGTTAACCCTTTGAGCGGCTGTGGATACCCCAAAAAGGGAGGGTGAGCCTTGCGCCGCACCTGATGATACCGTCGCGCTATCTGTCCGAGGGGCGCTTCGACCGCTACTCCGCTAATTTTCTGAGAAATTTTTGCGTTTGGCCGTGGCCGCCGACATAAGCCTCGGCCCCGGTCGGATCGGCGATCTGGCGCCATTGATCACGCACTGTCTCCGCGGAGACACTTGTTCCCAGGTTCACGCCCTCGGTTTCGTAGATGTTCGAGATCGAGAATACGCCGGCCCCGGCCGTCAAAATCGAGCCGTTCGGGCCATCCTTCGAGGCCAGATAGACCACGCCTGGCGTGACATATTCGGGCGCGAGCTTTTCCAGCATTTCCTTCGGCATCAGATTCTCGGTCATCCGTGTGGCGGCGACCGGGGAGATGGCGTTGATGCGGATGTCGTTCTTGGCGCCTTCCAGACGCAGCGTGTTCATGAGGCCAACCAGCGCCAGCTTGGCCGCGCCGTAATTGCTTTGGCCGAAATTGCCGTAGAGGCCGCTTGAAGAGGTGGTCACGACGACGCGCCCGTAATTCTGCGTGCGCATGATTTCCCAGACGGCCTTCAGCGGCTTCACCGTGCCAAGCAGGTGCACATCCATCACGGCGGTAAAATCAGCCAGCTCCATCTTGGAGAAGCTCTTGTCGCGCAGGATGCCGGCATTGCAGATCAGCACGTCGATCCGGCCCCAGGCCGCCATCGTGCGCTCGACCATCGCGGCCACGCCCGAGTCATTGGCGACGGATGCGCCATCGGCCATGGCTTCGCCGCCGGCCGCTTTGATCTCGGCGACCACGGCGTCGGCTGCTGCCGACGAGCCGCCGGAGCCATCGACCGAGCCGCCGAGGTCGTTCACGACCACTTTCGCGCCGCGCCGGGCGAATTCGAGCGCATGGCTGCGGCCAAGGCCCCCGCCAGCGCCGGTGACGATAACAACTTGGCCGTCAAAGCGAATATCGGACATGAAACCCCTCGAAATGCGCGCCTGTGATGAAGATTGCAGCTGGGGCGGTCAAGCGCGGCCGGCCGCGATTGCAGCGGCCTGCTTGTCGCATTAGCGTCACGCCGGCGCCGGGGGGATGGCTTTGACTTATACGCTGGACAATGCGCGCAGCCTGATTGCGGTTGCGCTAATCATTTTCATCTCGTGGCTGTTGTCCGAGAATAAGAAGCGTTTCCCGTTTTTTCTGACCATTGGCGCCATTGCGGTGCAGGCGGGCCTCGTGCTGCTGCTGTTCGCGATCCCGAATTCGCAAGCGGTGTTGAGCGGCGTGACGGCGGCGGTAGACGGTTTGGCGGACGCCAGTGATCGCGGCGCGCAATTCGTGTTTGGCTATTTGGGCGGCGGCCAATCGCCGTTCGCGACCGTCCCCGAGGGCGGGCAATTGCCGTTCATCTTCGGCTTCCGGGTGTTGCCGTTGATCCTCGTGATCTCCGGCCTTTCGGCCTTGCTGTGGCATTGGAATATTTTGAAGTGGATCACGCGGCTGTTTGGTCTGCTGTTTGAGAAGACGATGGGCTTGGGCGGCGCGTCTGCGCTCGCGGTGGCCGCCAACATCTTCATGGGCATGGTCGAAAGCCCGATCGTGATCCGCGCCTATCTTGATCGACTCTCACGCTCGGAAATCTTTCTGATGATGGTGGTGGGCCTCGCCACCGTCGCTGGCTCGACGATGGTGGCCTACGCCGTGATCTTGGGGCCGGTGCTGCCGAACGCGGCGGGCCATGTGCTCGTGGCCTCGATCATTTCCGCGCCCGCGGGCATTTTGCTCGCGCGCATCATGATCCCGGAAGAGCGCAAGGCGACCGAACTCGATTACGAAGTCACGCTCAAATACGAAAACTCGATGGACGCGATCACGCGCGGCGTTCAGGATGGTGTAATGGTGGCGGTGAACGTCGCCGCGTTCATCATCGTGTTCGTGGCCTTCGTCGGCATCGTGAACAATCTGCTGGGCCTTGCGCCGCCGCTGAATGGCGAGCCGGTCACGCTTCAATCCTTGTTTGGCTATGTGTTCGCGCCGGTGGCCTACATCATTGGCATTCCATGGGAAGAAGCGCACGCGGGCGGCAACATTCTCGGCGTCAAACTCTTCCTGACCGAATTCATCGCCTACATCGATCTCGGAAACATTCCCGCCGACGCAATGAGCGAGCGCACGCGCATGATCCTTACCTACGCAATCTGTGGCTTCGCCAATGTCGCCTCCGTCGGCATCATGACGGGCGGCATGACGGTGTTGATGCCGGAGCGCCGTTCGGAGATCCTGAATCTCGCGTGGAAAGCTCTGATTCCGGGCTTTATGGCGACCTTGATGACGGCCGCGATCGTGGCGGCGCTGCCGGCGCAATTGTTCGGAGGCTAGCGATGAAACTCTATATTGCGCCGTACGCGCCCAATCCCCGCCGGGTGATGATGTTCCTGGCCGAGAAGGGCGTGCGCAATATCGAGGTCATCACGCTCAACCTGCAAGAGGGCGAGCACCGCATAGAAGAGTTCAAAAAGAAGAGCCCGCTCTCGCAGATACCGACGTTCGAACTGGACGACGGCCGCACACTCACCGAAAGCCGCGCCATCTGTTCGTATATCGAAGCGCTGCACCCTGAGCCCAATCTGATGGGCCACGATGCGTTCGAGCGCGCATTCGTGGAGATGTGGGACCGGCGCATGGAGCTGTTGTTCTCCATGCCGCTGATGATGTGGGTGCGGCACGGCAATCCGGTGTTGGCGGCGGTTGAGCGCAATCAGAACGCCGAGGTCGCGAGCTATAATCAGGGCCAAGCCATGCGCATGGCCAAATGGCTCGACAGCGAATTGGCGACGCGGCCTTGGATCGCCGGCGATCAATTCACGATCGCGGACATCACCGCGTGCTGCGGCGTCGATTTCGCCAAGATGAACCGCTGGCGGCCGGGCGATGATCTGCCGAACTTGAAACGCTGGCGCGAAGCGTTTGGCGCGCGCGCCGCGGGCAAGGTCGCGGCCTAAACGCCGCCCGCGTGCAGCCGTGCGCCGAGGCGGTCGGCGCGTCGGCCGAGTTTGGAGCGCCGGCGCATCAGCGCTTTGACGGCGCGTTCCGCAGCACGCTCATCGCCCGCGAGCGACGGCTGCGCAGCGACGCGTTCCAGCAACAGAAGAGCGTCACGCTCGTCGCCCAGAATTGCGCCGAGTTTCTCGGAAAGCTTTCGGCGGCGTTTGGTGGGCCAGGCATGGCCGAGCAAGCTTGCCGCGTAAAAGCGATCCTTTTCGCGCTTGCGCCATTCGTGACGGTTCGCCGGCTCGTCGGAACCGCAGCCATGGCGACGCGCCAAACGCGCGCGGCGGATCACGCGCTTAGCGCCGCGGCGAATTTGCCGCGCCGAAGCTTCCGGCCAAACTTGCGCCAGCGCGAGCAAGTCTTTCAAGCCGGCGCGCAGCGCGTCTTCGTTCATGCTGGGCAACGCTTCGCGCTCTTCATCGATGCGCGCGGCGATCGCTGCGAGTGCGCGTGCGGGCTTTTTGTTGTGTCGCTCGGCGAGCGCACGCGCTGCTTCTGACAGGGCCGCCAGATCGCGCGCAGCCGCGAGTTGGCGCATGACGGTGCGTGCGGACTCATTGAAAACAGCCGATAATCCGGGCGCGCAGATCGTGCCTACCCGCGCCAACGCCCGTGCGCGCTTCACGCGTACACGGCAGCGGTGAACACCTTTCGGATCACCGTGCGCGTTATCGAATTCTTCGACCGCTGCGCGCAATTCTTCGCTCAAGGCCGCGCGCAGATCGAACGCCTGTTCAGGCGAGCGCATGTCACATTCCCCCAACCCACTAGGCGCGTGGGCGTGGACTGATCTTCTTGAGCGTTCCGGAAAAAGCAAGCAGCGGGCGTGAAGCTTGTGTAATCAAACCGCGCACGAACACGAGCGAACGCGTGTCGCGCAACACTTCACCGCGCGCCTCGACAAGCCCGTTCAGATCGCCTGCGCTGATGAATTCGCTGTTGCAGGTCACGGTGACCGCATGCACGCCGCGCAATTCGTGATGTGCAATGGCGAAAAGCGAAAAGTCCGCAAAGCCCATCAGTGCGCCGCCGTGCAGCGCGCCGCCGCCGTTCAGATGGTGCGGCTTGGGCTCGAAACCGGTGCGGATGGAGCGGTCGTCTTCAATCTTAAAGCAAAGGGGGCCGATATGGGTCTCGAACGGATCGGCGCCGGCGCCCCATGTCGTCCAGCCCGCGAAGGGGCCTTCCGTCAAAACAATGGGTTTGCCGTAAGGTTCGGCGACGTCGTTCATAATTTGCTCCTGCTGCGTTCCGGGTGCTGGCATGCTAGAGCGGCATGGGCAAGGGCTGGGACATGCGGTTGATTTTCGCGCTGCTTTCGACGCTGCTGCTGGCGCAATGCGCCACGCCGGGGCGGGACAATGACTTCCAGGTGGGCGCTGCCGAGGACGCCTACGTCATCATCGGTATCGCCAAGGCCCCCAATATCGATACGCCGCGCTACGACATGCTCTGGCGCCTCGTCGATGAAACGGGCGCATTCACC from Vitreimonas flagellata includes:
- a CDS encoding NupC/NupG family nucleoside CNT transporter, whose product is MALTYTLDNARSLIAVALIIFISWLLSENKKRFPFFLTIGAIAVQAGLVLLLFAIPNSQAVLSGVTAAVDGLADASDRGAQFVFGYLGGGQSPFATVPEGGQLPFIFGFRVLPLILVISGLSALLWHWNILKWITRLFGLLFEKTMGLGGASALAVAANIFMGMVESPIVIRAYLDRLSRSEIFLMMVVGLATVAGSTMVAYAVILGPVLPNAAGHVLVASIISAPAGILLARIMIPEERKATELDYEVTLKYENSMDAITRGVQDGVMVAVNVAAFIIVFVAFVGIVNNLLGLAPPLNGEPVTLQSLFGYVFAPVAYIIGIPWEEAHAGGNILGVKLFLTEFIAYIDLGNIPADAMSERTRMILTYAICGFANVASVGIMTGGMTVLMPERRSEILNLAWKALIPGFMATLMTAAIVAALPAQLFGG
- a CDS encoding SDR family NAD(P)-dependent oxidoreductase produces the protein MSDIRFDGQVVIVTGAGGGLGRSHALEFARRGAKVVVNDLGGSVDGSGGSSAAADAVVAEIKAAGGEAMADGASVANDSGVAAMVERTMAAWGRIDVLICNAGILRDKSFSKMELADFTAVMDVHLLGTVKPLKAVWEIMRTQNYGRVVVTTSSSGLYGNFGQSNYGAAKLALVGLMNTLRLEGAKNDIRINAISPVAATRMTENLMPKEMLEKLAPEYVTPGVVYLASKDGPNGSILTAGAGVFSISNIYETEGVNLGTSVSAETVRDQWRQIADPTGAEAYVGGHGQTQKFLRKLAE
- a CDS encoding CHAD domain-containing protein, with the protein product MRSPEQAFDLRAALSEELRAAVEEFDNAHGDPKGVHRCRVRVKRARALARVGTICAPGLSAVFNESARTVMRQLAAARDLAALSEAARALAERHNKKPARALAAIAARIDEEREALPSMNEDALRAGLKDLLALAQVWPEASARQIRRGAKRVIRRARLARRHGCGSDEPANRHEWRKREKDRFYAASLLGHAWPTKRRRKLSEKLGAILGDERDALLLLERVAAQPSLAGDERAAERAVKALMRRRSKLGRRADRLGARLHAGGV
- a CDS encoding putative quinol monooxygenase, which gives rise to MVWEVLREQQPAAAPRSASVCLIVRAEAKAGQEDRVEKLLREFAYQVRNEELGCDSYTVTRMIGSDSFFAAHARFVDFEAFRAHGETDHMHSIMARLSPHLATPFAMEIYSEV
- a CDS encoding PaaI family thioesterase; this translates as MNDVAEPYGKPIVLTEGPFAGWTTWGAGADPFETHIGPLCFKIEDDRSIRTGFEPKPHHLNGGGALHGGALMGFADFSLFAIAHHELRGVHAVTVTCNSEFISAGDLNGLVEARGEVLRDTRSLVFVRGLITQASRPLLAFSGTLKKISPRPRA
- a CDS encoding glutathione S-transferase family protein, which produces MKLYIAPYAPNPRRVMMFLAEKGVRNIEVITLNLQEGEHRIEEFKKKSPLSQIPTFELDDGRTLTESRAICSYIEALHPEPNLMGHDAFERAFVEMWDRRMELLFSMPLMMWVRHGNPVLAAVERNQNAEVASYNQGQAMRMAKWLDSELATRPWIAGDQFTIADITACCGVDFAKMNRWRPGDDLPNLKRWREAFGARAAGKVAA